One segment of Hippopotamus amphibius kiboko isolate mHipAmp2 chromosome 2, mHipAmp2.hap2, whole genome shotgun sequence DNA contains the following:
- the LOC130846504 gene encoding cytochrome c oxidase subunit 5A, mitochondrial isoform X2: MATGGLQRFGEAIQSIRCYSHGSHETDEEFDARWVTYFNKPDIDAWELRKGMNTLVGYDLVPEPKIIDAALRACRRLNDFASAVRILEVVKDKAGPHKEIYPYVIQELRPTLNELGISTPEELGLDKV; the protein is encoded by the exons ATGGCCACCGGCGGCCTGCAGCGCTTCGGCGAAG CTATCCAGTCAATTCGCTGCTACTCCCATGGGTCACATGAGACAGATGAGGAGTTTGATGCTCGCTGGGTGACATACTTCAATAAGCCAGATATTGATGCTTGGGAATTGCGTAAAG GGATGAACACGCTTGTTGGCTATGATCTGGTTCCAGAACCCAAAATCATTGATGCTGCTTTGCGGGCATGCAGACGCTTAAATGATTTTGCTAGTGCAGTTCGCATCCTAGAGGTTGTTAAG GACAAAGCAGGACCTCATAAGGAAATCTACCCCTATGTCATCCAGGAACTTAGACCAACTTTGAATGAACTGGGAATCTCCACTCCAGAGGAACTGGGCCTTGACAAAGTATAA
- the MPI gene encoding mannose-6-phosphate isomerase isoform X1, protein MAAQRVFPLSCAVQQYAWGKMGSNSEVARLLASSDPLAQISEDKPYAELWMGTHPRGDAKILDNHISQKTLGQWIAENQDCLGSKVKDTFNGKLPFLFKVLSVETALSIQAHPNKELAEKLHLQAPQHYPDANHKPEMAIALTPFQGLCGFRPVEEIVSFLPKVPEFQFLMGDDAATQLKQSLSHDSQAVASALRSCFSHLMKSEKKVVVEQLNLLVKRISQQVAAGNNMEDICGELLLQLHQQYPGDIGCFAIYFLNLLTLKPGEAMFLEANMPHAYLKGDCVECMACSDNTVRAGLTPKFIDVPTLCEMLSYTPSPSQDRLFPPARSQEDPYLSIYDPPVPDFTVMKMEAPKYSRRIQFSNCLCYLAETQGVAKGFQENKEEIPVVYSQVPSTSLMSKAVSRTSQNFTSLCFCLGQSLWKYVQRASPGISISLCFHRWNN, encoded by the exons ATGGCCGCTCAAAGAG TATTCCCACTTTCCTGTGCGGTGCAGCAGTATGCCTGGGGGAAGATGGGTTCCAACAGTGAAGTGGCTCGGCTCCTGGCCAGCAGTGACCCACTGGCCCAGATCTCGGAGGACAAGCCATATGCAGAG CTGTGGATGGGGACCCATCCCCGGGGAGATGCCAAGATCCTTGACAACCACATCTCGCAGAAGACCCTAGGCCAGTGGATTGCTGAGAACCAGGACTGCTTGGGTTCGAAGGTCAAGGACACATTTAACGGCAAGCTGCCCTTCCTCTTCAAAGTGCTCTCAGTTGAAACGGCCCTGTCTATCCAGGCACACCCTAACAAG GAGCTGGCAGAGAAGCTGCACCTCCAGGCTCCACAGCACTACCCTGATGCCAACCACAAGCCAGAGATGGCCATTGCCCTCACCCCCTTCCAGGGCTTATGTGGCTTCCGGCCAGTGGAGGAGATTGTGAGCTTTCTGCCAA AGGTGCCCGAGTTCCAGTTTCTAATGGGAGATGATGCAGCAACACAGCTGAAGCAGAGCCTGAGCCATGACTCCCAGGCTGTGGCCTCTGCTCTGCGGAGCTGTTTCTCCCACCTGATGAAGAGCGAGAAGAAGGTGGTGGTGGAGCAGCTCAACCTCTTGGTGAAGCGGATCTCCCAGCAAG TGGCTGCTGGAAACAACATGGAGGACATCTGTGGGGAGCTCTTGCTACAGCTACACCAGCAGTACCCAGGTGATATCGGATGCTTTGCCATCTACTTCCTGAACCTGCTTACCCTGAAGCCAGGGGAGGCCATGTTTCTGGAGGCCAACATGCCCCATGCCTACCTGAAAGGAG ACTGCGTGGAGTGCATGGCATGTTCAGACAACACGGTGCGTGCTGGGTTGACACCCAAGTTCATCGATGTGCCGACTTTGTGTGAAATGCTCAGCTatacccccagccccagccaggacAGGCTCTTTCCTCCAGCACGGAGTCAGGAAGACCCCTACCTCTCTATCTATGATCCCCCTGTGCCAGACTTCACCGTTATGAAGATGGAG GCACCCAAATATTCAAGGAGGATACAATTTTCAAACTGCCTGTGTTATCTGGCAGAAACTCAGGGGGTGGCCAAGGGTTTCCAggagaacaaggaagaaataccAGTGGTATACAGTCAAGTCCCCAGCACTTCACTTATGTCAAAGGCAGTAAGCCGCACATCCCAGAACTTTACATCCCTGTGTTTTTGTCTGGGACAGTCACTCTGGAAATATGTCCAAAGGGCCAGCCCAGGAATATCTATCTCACTCTGTTTCCATAGATGGAACAACTGA
- the FAM219B gene encoding protein FAM219B isoform X2 has translation MASAEPSGPAARASLPGPRPSGTGAAGPPSGRSGIGVPRLGERTPAAVEKRGPYMVARAPSIQAKLQKHRDLAKAVLRRKGMLGAAPKRPDSSGKRSVKFNKGYTALSQSPDENLVSLESDSDGELESRYSSGYSSAEVNQDVSRQLLQDGYHLDEIPDDEDLDLIPPKPMTSSTCSCCWCCLGDSSSCTLQ, from the exons ATGGCGTCCGCGGAGCCCAGTGGGCCTGCGGCGCGGGCGTCCCTCCCGGGACCCCGGCCCAGCGGGACCGGAGCGGCAGGGCCGCCCTCCGGGCGAAGCGGCATTGGAGTCCCCCGGCTGGGGGAGCGGACCCCGGCGGCTGTGGAGAAGCGGGGGCCGTACATGGTGGCGCGCGCGCCTTCCATCCAGGCCAAGCTGC AGAAGCACCGGGACCTGGCCAAGGCAGTTCTGCGGAGAAAAGGCATGCTGGGGGCCGCGCCCAAGCGCCCCGACTCTTCAGGGAAAAG GTCAGTGAAGTTTAACAAGGGCTATACTGCTCTTAGTCAGAGTCCAGATGAAAACTTGGTGTCCCTCGAGTCTGACAG tGATGGAGAGCTGGAATCCAGATACTCCTCCGGGTATTCCTCTGCAGAG GTGAACCAGGATGTGAGCCGGCAGCTGCTTCAGGATGGGTATCACCTGGATGAGATTCCAGATGATGAGGACTTGGACCTCATTCCCCCCAAGCCTATGACCTCCTCAACGTGCTCCTGCTGCTGGTGCTGTCTTGGGGACTCTTCCTCCTGTACCCTCCAGTAG
- the LOC130846504 gene encoding cytochrome c oxidase subunit 5A, mitochondrial isoform X1 — translation MLGAAVRRCSVAAAAVARTSPGGLLRPTPAPGPAAAIQSIRCYSHGSHETDEEFDARWVTYFNKPDIDAWELRKGMNTLVGYDLVPEPKIIDAALRACRRLNDFASAVRILEVVKDKAGPHKEIYPYVIQELRPTLNELGISTPEELGLDKV, via the exons ATGCTAGGCGCCGCTGTCCGCCGCTGTTCGGTAGCAGCAGCCGCAGTCGCCCGGACCAGCCCCGGAGGCCTCCTGCGCCCCACtccggcccccggccccgccgccg CTATCCAGTCAATTCGCTGCTACTCCCATGGGTCACATGAGACAGATGAGGAGTTTGATGCTCGCTGGGTGACATACTTCAATAAGCCAGATATTGATGCTTGGGAATTGCGTAAAG GGATGAACACGCTTGTTGGCTATGATCTGGTTCCAGAACCCAAAATCATTGATGCTGCTTTGCGGGCATGCAGACGCTTAAATGATTTTGCTAGTGCAGTTCGCATCCTAGAGGTTGTTAAG GACAAAGCAGGACCTCATAAGGAAATCTACCCCTATGTCATCCAGGAACTTAGACCAACTTTGAATGAACTGGGAATCTCCACTCCAGAGGAACTGGGCCTTGACAAAGTATAA
- the FAM219B gene encoding protein FAM219B isoform X1 codes for MASAEPSGPAARASLPGPRPSGTGAAGPPSGRSGIGVPRLGERTPAAVEKRGPYMVARAPSIQAKLQKHRDLAKAVLRRKGMLGAAPKRPDSSGKRSVKFNKGYTALSQSPDENLVSLESDSDGELESRYSSGYSSAEQVNQDVSRQLLQDGYHLDEIPDDEDLDLIPPKPMTSSTCSCCWCCLGDSSSCTLQ; via the exons ATGGCGTCCGCGGAGCCCAGTGGGCCTGCGGCGCGGGCGTCCCTCCCGGGACCCCGGCCCAGCGGGACCGGAGCGGCAGGGCCGCCCTCCGGGCGAAGCGGCATTGGAGTCCCCCGGCTGGGGGAGCGGACCCCGGCGGCTGTGGAGAAGCGGGGGCCGTACATGGTGGCGCGCGCGCCTTCCATCCAGGCCAAGCTGC AGAAGCACCGGGACCTGGCCAAGGCAGTTCTGCGGAGAAAAGGCATGCTGGGGGCCGCGCCCAAGCGCCCCGACTCTTCAGGGAAAAG GTCAGTGAAGTTTAACAAGGGCTATACTGCTCTTAGTCAGAGTCCAGATGAAAACTTGGTGTCCCTCGAGTCTGACAG tGATGGAGAGCTGGAATCCAGATACTCCTCCGGGTATTCCTCTGCAGAG CAGGTGAACCAGGATGTGAGCCGGCAGCTGCTTCAGGATGGGTATCACCTGGATGAGATTCCAGATGATGAGGACTTGGACCTCATTCCCCCCAAGCCTATGACCTCCTCAACGTGCTCCTGCTGCTGGTGCTGTCTTGGGGACTCTTCCTCCTGTACCCTCCAGTAG
- the MPI gene encoding mannose-6-phosphate isomerase isoform X2, whose protein sequence is MAAQRVFPLSCAVQQYAWGKMGSNSEVARLLASSDPLAQISEDKPYAELWMGTHPRGDAKILDNHISQKTLGQWIAENQDCLGSKVKDTFNGKLPFLFKVLSVETALSIQAHPNKELAEKLHLQAPQHYPDANHKPEMAIALTPFQGLCGFRPVEEIVSFLPKVPEFQFLMGDDAATQLKQSLSHDSQAVASALRSCFSHLMKSEKKVVVEQLNLLVKRISQQVAAGNNMEDICGELLLQLHQQYPGDIGCFAIYFLNLLTLKPGEAMFLEANMPHAYLKGDCVECMACSDNTVRAGLTPKFIDVPTLCEMLSYTPSPSQDRLFPPARSQEDPYLSIYDPPVPDFTVMKMEVPGSATEYKVLALDSASILLLVEGTVTASTPTAQATIPLKRGGVLFIGANESVSLKLTVPKDLLLFRACCLL, encoded by the exons ATGGCCGCTCAAAGAG TATTCCCACTTTCCTGTGCGGTGCAGCAGTATGCCTGGGGGAAGATGGGTTCCAACAGTGAAGTGGCTCGGCTCCTGGCCAGCAGTGACCCACTGGCCCAGATCTCGGAGGACAAGCCATATGCAGAG CTGTGGATGGGGACCCATCCCCGGGGAGATGCCAAGATCCTTGACAACCACATCTCGCAGAAGACCCTAGGCCAGTGGATTGCTGAGAACCAGGACTGCTTGGGTTCGAAGGTCAAGGACACATTTAACGGCAAGCTGCCCTTCCTCTTCAAAGTGCTCTCAGTTGAAACGGCCCTGTCTATCCAGGCACACCCTAACAAG GAGCTGGCAGAGAAGCTGCACCTCCAGGCTCCACAGCACTACCCTGATGCCAACCACAAGCCAGAGATGGCCATTGCCCTCACCCCCTTCCAGGGCTTATGTGGCTTCCGGCCAGTGGAGGAGATTGTGAGCTTTCTGCCAA AGGTGCCCGAGTTCCAGTTTCTAATGGGAGATGATGCAGCAACACAGCTGAAGCAGAGCCTGAGCCATGACTCCCAGGCTGTGGCCTCTGCTCTGCGGAGCTGTTTCTCCCACCTGATGAAGAGCGAGAAGAAGGTGGTGGTGGAGCAGCTCAACCTCTTGGTGAAGCGGATCTCCCAGCAAG TGGCTGCTGGAAACAACATGGAGGACATCTGTGGGGAGCTCTTGCTACAGCTACACCAGCAGTACCCAGGTGATATCGGATGCTTTGCCATCTACTTCCTGAACCTGCTTACCCTGAAGCCAGGGGAGGCCATGTTTCTGGAGGCCAACATGCCCCATGCCTACCTGAAAGGAG ACTGCGTGGAGTGCATGGCATGTTCAGACAACACGGTGCGTGCTGGGTTGACACCCAAGTTCATCGATGTGCCGACTTTGTGTGAAATGCTCAGCTatacccccagccccagccaggacAGGCTCTTTCCTCCAGCACGGAGTCAGGAAGACCCCTACCTCTCTATCTATGATCCCCCTGTGCCAGACTTCACCGTTATGAAGATGGAG GTACCTGGCTCCGCCACTGAATACAAGGTCTTGGCACTGGACTCTGCCAGCATCCTCCTGCTGGTGGAGGGGACAGTGACAGCCAGCACCCCCACAGCCCAGGCGACAATCCCCCTGAAGCGTGGCGGGGTGCTCTTCATTGGGGCCAATGAGAGTGTCTCACTGAAGCTCACTGTGCCTAAGGACCTGCTGCTCTTCCGTGCCTGCTGCCTGCTGTAG